A stretch of the Microcebus murinus isolate Inina chromosome 6, M.murinus_Inina_mat1.0, whole genome shotgun sequence genome encodes the following:
- the GATM gene encoding glycine amidinotransferase, mitochondrial — translation MLRVRCLRGGSRGAEAVHYIGSRLGRTLTGWVQRTFQSTQAATASSQNSCAADDKATDPLPKDCPVSSYNEWDPLEEVIVGRAENACVPPFTVEVKANTYEKYWPFYQKHGGHYFPKDHLKKAVTEIEEMCNILKMEGVTVKRPDPIDWSLKYKTPDFESTGLYSAMPRDILIVVGNEIIEAPMAWRARFFEYRAYRSIIKDYFHRGAKWTTAPKPTMADKLYDQDYPIHSVEDRHRLAAQGKFVTTEFEPCFDAADFIRAGRDIFAQRSQVTNNLGIEWMRRHLAPDYRVHIISFKDPNPMHIDATFNIIGPGLVLSNPDRPCHQIDLFKKAGWTIVTPPTPVIPDDHPLWMSSKWLSMNVLMLDEKRVMVDANEVPIQKMFEKLGINTIKVNIRNANSLGGGFHCWTCDVRRRGTLQSYFD, via the exons ATGCTGCGGGTGCGGTGCCTGCGCGGCGGGAGCCGCGGCGCCGAGGCGGTGCACTACATCGGGTCTCGG CTTGGAAGAACCTTAACAGGATGGGTGCAGCGAACTTTCCAGAGCACCCAGGCAGCTACGGCTTCCTCCCAGAACTCCTGTGCAGCTGATGACAAGGCCACTGATCCTCTGCCCAAGGACTGCCCTGTCTCCTCGTACAATGAATGGGACCCCTTGGAGGAAGTGATAGTGGGCAGAGCAGAAAACGCCTGTGTTCCGCCATTCACCGTCGAGGTGAAG gCTAACACATATGAAAAGTACTGGCCCTTTTACCAGAAGCATGGAGGCCATTATTTTCCCAAAGATCATTTGAAAAAGGCTGTTACTGAAATTGAAGAAatgtgcaatattttaaaaatggaaggagTGACAGTGAAGAGGCCTGACCCCATTGACTGGTCGCTGAAGTATAAAACTCCTGATTTTGAGTCTACGG GTTTATACAGTGCGATGCCGCGAGACATCCTGATAGTCGTGGGAAATGAGATTATCGAGGCTCCCATGGCGTGGCGTGCGCGCTTCTTTGAGTACCGAGCATACCGGTCAATTATCAAAGACTACTTCCACCGTGGTGCCAAGTGGACCACGGCTCCTAAGCCCACGATGGCTGATAAGCTTTATGACCAG GATTATCCCATCCATTCTGTAGAAGACAGACACAGATTGGCTGCTCAGGGAAAATTTGTGACTACTGAGTTTGAGCCGTGCTTTGATGCTGCTGACTTCATTCGAGCCGGAAGAGATATTTTTGCACAGAGAAGCCAG GTTACAAACAACCTGGGCATTGAATGGATGCGTAGACATCTTGCTCCAGACTACAGAGTGCATATCATCTCCTTTAAAGATCCTAATCCAATGCATATTGATGCCACCTTCAATATCATCGGACCTGGTCTTGTGCTTTCCAACCCTGACCGACCTTGTCACCAG ATTGATCTTTTCAAGAAAGCAGGGTGGACCATAGTGACTCCTCCAACACCAGTCATCCCAGATG ATCATCCACTCTGGATGTCATCCAAATGGCTTTCCATGAATGTCTTAATGTTAGATGAAAAACGTGTTATGGTGGATGCCAATGAAGTCCCAATTCAAAAGATGTTTGAAAAGCTGG GTATCAATACCATTAAGGTTAACATTCGGAACGCCAATTCCCTGGGAGGAGGCTTCCACTGCTGGACCTGCGACGTCCGGCGCCGAGGCACCCTGCAGTCCTACTTTGACTGA